One window of Pieris napi chromosome 1, ilPieNapi1.2, whole genome shotgun sequence genomic DNA carries:
- the LOC125051115 gene encoding peptide chain release factor 1-like, mitochondrial, which produces MLRSKLTYLGCLLQRTTNTIIHTNYSQNVLKITDTAVQTYLKQLMIEYDTLHIKSRRSSEETRRLNEIKPIVYVLEQRVALYDSIESLKELTKKDNNDEEIKKMIKEEAQIYLTQLTEVDDDLKSILLAPCVTNGGIVLEVTAGAGGQESMLFAKELFELYQSYAEYKEWEVDIASIEKSDIGGIRKASMLMKGYGAPELMKMEAGVHRVQRIPVTEKGGRIHTSTVSVAVLPQATEMELDIPAKDIIVETKRASGAGGQHVNTTDSAVRLIHTPTGTTVECQEGRSQIKNKEIAMEKLRALLLQKQIEEQSSKINSERKAQVGSSNRNEKIRTYNYPQDRVTEHREGGVNIPSLKIFMEGGEQLEKLQESLLRQQRYEILAAEVNEFITKNQIES; this is translated from the exons ATGTTAAGATCAAAATTAACCTATCTTGGTTGCTTACTTCAGAGAACAACGAACACTATAATCCATACAAATTATTctcaaaatgtattaaaaataacagatACGGCTGTCCAAACATATTTGAAACAATTAATGATTGAATATGATACCTTGCATATAAAATCTCGTAGATCATCGGAAGAGACGAGACGCTTAAACGAAATTAAACCTATAGTTTATGTTTTAGAGCAGAGAGTAGCCTTATACGACAGCATAGAATCATTAAAAGAATTAACTAAAAAAGATAACAATGATGaagaaattaagaaaatgattAAAGAGGAAGCACAGATATATCTGACTCAGCTGACAGAAGTTGATGAcgatttaaaatcaatattactGGCACCATGCGTCACCAATGGTGGTATTGTACTTGAAGTAACAGCAGGTGCTGGAGGTCAAGAATCTATGCTATTTGCTAAAGaattatttgaattgtatCAGTCTTATGCTGAATATAAAGAGTGGGAAGTTGATATAGCATCAATTGAAAAATCAGACATAGGTGGTATTCGTAAAGCATCAATGTTAATGAAAGGGTATGGGGCCCCTGAATTGATGAAGATGGAAGCAGGAGTGCATAGAGTACAAAGAATTCCTGTCACAGAAAAAGGTGGACGTATTCATACTAGCACAGTATCAGTTGCTGTTTTACCACAAGCAACTGAGATGGAGCTTGATATCCCAGCGAAAGATATCATTGTTGAAACTAAAAGAGCCAGTGGTGCTGGGGGTCAGCATGTGAACACAACGGATAGTGCAGTCAGACTCATCCATACTCCGACTGGTACTACAGTAGAATGTCAAGAAGGAAGgtcacaaattaaaaacaaagaaattgcAATGGAAAAACTAAGAGCCTTATTATTACAGAAACAAATTGAAGAACAGTCCTCAAAAATTAACAGTGAAAGGAAAGCGCAG GTTGGCTCAAGCAATCGCAATGAGAAAATTAGAACTTACAACTATCCTCAAGATCGAGTAACAGAGCATAGAGAGGGTGGTGTAAATATACCAAGTCTCAAAATTTTTATGGAGGGTGGAGAACAACTGGAAAAACTGCAGGAGTCACTTCTGCGGCAACAAAGATACGAAATCCTAGCAGCTGAGGTGAAtgaatttattactaaaaatcaaattgaaaGTTAA